The Aspergillus luchuensis IFO 4308 DNA, chromosome 6, nearly complete sequence genome segment TGTTCAAGCCCATTGTAGCAGCAAGGTCGAGAGCCTCCCTTAGGCGGAGCCATGCGGCGTTATGCTGGTTGCTGCCAAACAGGCACCCGAACAGGAAGAAACTTGTAAGGACCGCTTCAACTGTTGGGTGTTCCCCAAAATCAGAGCAGCTTCGCATCTTGGTCGCTTCGTTCATCATGGACCGAGCTTGGTTGgcacgagaagaagacgtcGGTCGCTCGGCGATTTCAATTGGTTGGGTAAGGGAAAATGCGCACAATGCGAGAAGCATTGCACCAAATTGCGGGTTTCTGCGATGCTCCTGGGACAACATTCGGATGAATAGTGATGAACGGTTTAGCACCGGTAATGTTGGATGCAAACGATCAAAATAGACGTCAATCCAGGGTATCATGTTTGCTTCCACAATGGATGAGGGCCAGAGCGTGTTTGTTTCattggggggtggatggaggaCACTGGGCCCGGACATGGGTACACTTGCTGCCTCTACTGGGTGTGGCTGTAGACCTGCAGAAGCAGCCTCTGGTTGTATGATAGATGGAAGCGAGGCTTTCAGGTAGATGTTACTGCCCGGAAAATCGAACACGGGTACCTGAGCATCCAGTGTATCTGGAAGCCAGTATTCGACATCAGTGCGCTCATTCCAATTGACGCCGCTATTACTATGAGTTTCAATTTGAGAGGCCCCGGAATTCCAATTAGGGGCAATTGGGGcgggtggttgaggatgagaaAGCTCCACGGGTACCGAGGAGGCCTCACTATGCATGGGCCAGTGTGCGGCATCCTGAATTGGCTGGACGGCATTGGAGCTCCCATCTCCCCGGGATGGTGACTCCGTTTGATAAGCGAAAGCACctgggagggggttggaaGCTACTTGGCTCTGTGAGCTATTCAAGCCCGGTAAGTTGGTTTGTTGCTGCCGGATCTGAGACACACGGCTTTCCATACGCAACGGATAAAAATGGTTAGATTGATAAACatgaaagcaagcaagtcaGGAGCCAGGCAAGCATTCAGACTCACTGTCCAGTGGGACCACGTTTCTTCTGCGGTTGAAAAAAGGTGCATTCAAAGCCCATGGAAATACATGCCCGGCATGGTTGGGATAGACTACACTGCAGTTACTGAGGCGATTAGCTCGGCCGGCCAGACTCGGAAAGACAGTCAAGTCAAAGTACACGGGTGGACCTCGGAGGTTTTCTCCTGGGAAAGAActaaggaaaagaaaaacagacAGGGGGACCCCAGATCGGAAGGAGGTCCGTAGGAATCTAAGTATATTACTTGCCTTGATCTTGCGGAACTTGCATTGGTCGCACGCACGTTTCGCAATTGCGCCGGAGGACTTCTTTCGGGACTCGGTGCGGATGGCACCGGTCATCGCTGATGTTGCAGCGGCACCAGAGTCGGGGGGATTCATGGTGGCATGTCCTCAAAGTTATTGAGGCTGAATGGTTGAAAAAAGGAACTTAGTAATCGAGAGACAAGTAGTAGAAAGACAACATTGAACAATGCATCTCACGAGTCATGAGCATTGTTGTGAACAGGTCAAAATTGTTTTCCAACACGCCTCGGAGCTCACAGCCAGTGATGGAAGGCGTCGGCAGCTGAGTGAGGAGAAACGGGGAAATTCGAAGGGGAAAAGCTGGCCGGCGTGTGGCCGGTGTTTCCAGTTGTGGATTTGATCCTGGTGGGGATTCATTCCCCCACTCCAATTCTAATCCAatccttttttctctctccctcttaaGGTAACCTGACTTTATTTTCGAAGGCAGTATTGAATACAATTACCGTTTCCCCAGATTCTCTTTGAGCATTGTCTTTTTCAAATACGTCTTAAGCATTATCTTCCGCTTGGGCAGTCTCCCCCAGAAAAAATATTTGCCGGTTGATCAGCGATCCCCCGGAATTACTTCGGCGTGCCTGACTAGCCAAGGTTCAATCAATCCAAATGCAGTCTAAATCCGTTCTGTTAGAATCTAATCTACCGATGGGGGTCGATTTTTCTTATCAAGACTGAATTCCGATTACTCCGCACGAATGCCTGGCTTCGCTATCAAATGACCCTTGTATCCCGTAGTTAACCCCACCTTCAACAAGTTGTACTGCTTGACTTTTCCGTATCTGCTCCGAGAATTGCCAGgttactactaactactagttgATGACTCCGATTTATATTTAAGGCCCGCACTAGCACATTGACATTAATCTGTTAGTACTAtcatatatactactattaaaGGAGGAAGTGACGACTACGGGCATAAGACCTTTTGATCCCATTTGTTCTTCGATACTAATATCTTTACCATAATGGGAAGCCTTCAGTCGTGGGAGCAAATTGTTTCCCGGAAGCGTTCTCTACGGAATCAGCTCCTAAAGCCGTTTCAAGTCAATGATATCGACCGGCGTCTCCCCAAGCTGCTCTCTGTCCAGGAGCGCACGTGTATCCATGAAGATCCTGCAATCCAGGAGATCACAGACATCGACAGCGTGCCTAGGCTTTTCGAATGCCTGAAATCGGGCAAATACACAGCTGAGCAGACGACATTAGCTTTTATCAGAAGGTGACCTGCATTGCCCTGTCTAGCTTTATCCCCACTCTGACTGACTCTCTTGACACCAGAGCTGTGGTAGCCCATCAATTGGTAGGTGGAACTGGCATAGACAAGCTTCTATAGATCACCACTAATACCCATGATCCGACAGACCAACTGCCTCACGGAAATTGTGTTCGAAGATGCCTTAGAACAAGCCCGGCAACTTGACCATGCCTTCACACAAACTGGTCAAATCAAGGGACCACTCCACGGCATTCCGGTTACAGTAAAAGATCAGTTCAATGTCAAGGGTGTTGACACCACACTTGGCTATGTGGGACGTTCTTTTGCTCCCGCTACAGAAGATGCAGTCCTAGTGCAAATGCTCAAGGATATGGGCGCTATTGTGCTGGCGAAAACCAATCTACCACAGAGTATAATGGTTTGTATCGACCTATCTCGTCAATGAAAGCCACAGTTCTGACCTGTAACTTAGTGGGCTGAAACAGACAATCCGCTTTGGGGACTGACCGTCAACCCACGGAATCCTGAATTTACACCAGGCGGTTCTACCGGAGGGGAAGCTGTTTTATTGGCATTGCACGGCTCTATCCTGGGATACGGAACAGACATCGGTGGCAGTGTGAGGATTCCTCAGAGTCACATGGGTCTGTATAGCCTGAAGCCTAGTGTAAGTCCAACCACCTTCCCAGATCTGCTAAGGTAAAGTGAACTGACCTGACCGACAAACGCTATAGAGCAGTAGGCTTCCGTATCATGGCGTACCGGTGTCTACCGAGGGGCAGGAGCATGTTCCCTCTTCAGTAGGCCCCATGGCACGAGATCTATCATCTCTCTGCTATGTAAGCCGACTGATTGCTAATGCACATCCGTGGCAGTTAGACCCCAAATGTACCCCGTTACCCTGGAACGACAGCGCACACGAAGAAGTCCAAAACCGGCCTATGGTGATCGGACTCATTTTAGACGATGGAGTGGTGAAGGTTCATCCTCCCATCGAGAGAGCGCTCCGGGATCTTGCCGCAAAACTTGAAGCGCACGGCCACGAGCTAGTCCTCTGGGATGCTTCCGATcatctagaatatatccaACTCATGGACACTTTTTACACTGTGGATGGGGGTGAAGACATCCGCCGCGATGTGGAAGCTGCCGGGGAGCCTTATATCCCCCACGTGGAAGCATTGGTGAATCGTGGAAAGGCCATTTCCGTCTACGAGTACTGGCAgctcaacaagaagaagattgcGCTGCAGAAGAAATATTTGGATAAATGGAACGCAACCCGCTCTCCCTCTGGGAACCCCATTGATGTACTCTTGGCCCCGACAACGCCCCATCCTGCTATTCCCCATCGAACGCTGCGGTGGGTTGGATATACGAAAATCTGGAATTTCCTTGATTACTCCGCTGTTACATTCCCAGTGGATCAGGTGCGGGCTGAGGTGGACGAACTGCCAGCAGGATATCAACCGAGGAATGAACTGGACGCATGGAATTGGGGGCTTTACAATGCGGAGGCTATGGATGGTCATCCGATTAATGTTCAAATCATCGGCAAGAAActagaagaggagaaggtccTAGGAGCAGCGACTGCCATTGAGAAGATTTGGCGCAGCTAGTTTGAGACATCTATAGCATAGTCCAATAGTCCAATCTCGGGGTGTCTCTAAGGTTTACTCTAGATAATCATCTAGATATCTCCATCGCTCCGAGCGCAACCCCCACTTTCCCGCGAGACTTACTCCAACCGGGCCGTTGGAGTCACTGCCAGAAGTGGAGGCGTCACTGTTGGAGTAAGCCAATATACTGTGTTTCAATCCTGAGCAGgtactaactagttagtatCTAGATAGCTAGCAGACTAATCAGACTAGATCGAATCATGACAGTTATCGACTAAATAATACGGAGTACTAATGGCTACAGTAGCATCTGTATACTGATAAGGCTCTCTATTGCTGTAGTACCGACTCTCTCCATGCCCGGTTATCGCGCCttatcttctccccctccgatCAGTTATCGCATATGACCAAATTAGTCGGTACCCCCTCACTGATCgactatataaaagaatagcCAATGGCCAAGGTTGGGGGTAGTGTGTTACCCCTCGGTTAAACGTGTAGACTTGACTGCCTGCTTCTCACTCAATCCACCTACATTTCCGACACATAGGTCTGCCACATCATCTGAGATTAAACCCAATCTCCCTAACACAGGAAAAAGAACACCAACATGGGCAAGAAGCGCGTTCTCGTCAGTTATGGCGTCGACATTGATGCCGTCGCCGGTTGGCTGGGATCCTACGGCGGCGAGGACAGTTCCAACGATATCAGTAGAGGTAAGTAAAAAGCCCAAACAATAAGCAGAAACAAACACCCAAtcgatagtagtagtggtagtacaCTCACTCACAACCTGCAGGACTCTGGGCCGGCCACATCGGCACCACACGTCTCCTCAAACTCTTCTCCAAATACAACATCAAAGCCACTTTCTTCATCCCCGGCCACTCACTCGAAACCTTCCCCGAAGAATGCGCCATGGTACGAGATGCCGGCCACGAAATCGGCCTGCACGGCTACACACACGAAAACCCCTCCGACATGACCCTCGAGCAGCAACGCGACATCCTCGATAAGACCTATCACCTACTGTACGATTTCACTGGCAAGCCGCCGCGGGGCATCGTTGCGCCATGGTGGGAAACCAGTAAAGAGATGGCCGATCTGTTGCTCTCCTATGGAATTGAATATGATCATTCCATGTCTCATCATGATTGTCAGATGTATTGGTTGAGAACGGGCGATACTTGGACTAAGATTGATTATTCCCAAAAGGCGGAGACTTGGATGAAGCCGCTGGTTAGGGGCCAGGATACGGGGCTCGTGGAGATCCCGGGCAATTGGTATATTGATGATTTGCCGCCTATGATGTTTATCAAGTCCGCGCCGAATAGTCATGGTTGGGTGAATCCcaaggatgttgaggagctTTGGAAGGTGAgtttgcttcttttccgtCCTAGGGGGTTTAATTCGTTGGAACTTGGGGCCTTTTGATGTAACTGATGTTCTGGCAGGATCATTTTGACTACTTCTATCGCGAGTACGATGAGTTTGTCTTTCCCATGACTATTCATCCTGATGTGTCGGGTCGTCCGCATGTTCTTCTTATGCATGAGAGGTAAGTTGGGTGATTGTCTGGTTCGAATTCTCATGTGGGATGCCTTGCTGATCGGATCTAGGATCATTGAATATATCAACAAGCACGAGGGCGTGGAATGGGTCACTTTCGAACAGATGTGCGATGATTTCAAGAGCAAGAACAAGCCGCCGGAGGGCGCTAGGATGCCTTCTGCTCCCATGCCTGCAAGGAAGTGAACCCGGACTGTTGAGCTGGCCACGAGTTGCATAGTCTCCAACATGCAAGTTCTATGATGTATGAACTGAGCCTAATGAATGATACCGGGAGTCTATATCAATGATAACTTGAAAATCAAAAGTGTTCGACATATGCTAAATACCCCAGGGCTTGATATAGCCTTGCTTTGTAAACGCCCCAAACTCCAAGTTATGCCTGCATCTAATTTACACTTTCATTTTCATCTCAGTTCTTCGGTGGCTCAAAGAGCTGCGGCTTCATGTTGATCTTGCAAAGCTTCGCAACGCAGCCGCTGAGTTGGAGCAGTGACTGCACGCCGTCTAGGATGCGCATGTGCGTGAAACCAATTTCCCGGATGAATTCCAGCTTGGAATGTTCTGACAGAGTGGGAATTGTCTTGGTGACACGGAACATGGTGCTGATGATATCATGGGAGGAGTACCCCAAATCCCTATAGATACAGTCAAAATAAATCCACGAACGTATAGTTAGACTGCAATGGGATACATACCATAATTCATTGAGTGTCTCCAACGCCGCATCAATCTTGCCTTCCCAGCAAGCCTTGATCATTGCCTGGACCTTGATCGGGTGCGGGCTGTCGACTACCCTGAAAACGTTGTCCCCACTGACGAAACCAAAACCCGACCATGTACTCTGCAGGTTGTTGATAGCCTGACGCATATCTCCCTCAGCACTGAATACCAGGGCGGCAATGCCCTCTTCGTTATGTTCCACTTTCTCGGCGTCGCATACTTGCTTCAGACGCTTGACGATTTGCGCATCGGTCAACCGAGCATAACGTAGGATAGCGCATCGCGACTGAATCGGCTCGATGATCTTGTTTGACTGGTTACAGGCGAACGCAAATCGTGTCGTCGATGAGTAAATTTCCATTGTACGCCGCAAAGCTTGCTGGGCACCTGATGTCATGCTGTACCATGCGTGAGCATCCAAGACAGACGTTATAGCTCATTGTCCAGTACGTACCTATCGGCTTCATCAAGGATAACAAGCTTATGGCGACCAGGCGGCAAGGTGACTTTCTTCTGGGCAAAGCCCTTAATCCGGTTTCGTACCACGTCGATACCTGTAGAGCAGATCAGATCAAAGCCGCCTCTCGTCTCCCTCTCATAGTGCGGTAGATGTACCTCTTTCATCACTAGCATTGAGCTCCAGAACCGCCTCCTTATATGCGTCCCCCAATAGCTGTCTCGCCAAACACAAGATCGAAGTTGTCTTTCCGATACCAGGCATGCCCGAGATGATAACGTGCGGCATGTTTCCATCCTTAGCGATAATCTTCAAGCGCTCGACTGTTTCTGTGTTTCCAACGATGTCATCGAGGAATACTGGGCGATATTTCTCTACCCTGTTTTCAAAGATTGGCAATTAAACTCGGCATTCTAAGCTGGCCTTGGTGCTGGGACCTGATGTACGTACCAGGGCAATTCATAGTCAGGAGGGGCGCCAGCCGTATGCGCCTTGAGGCCATTGCGAGAGGCACTGGCTGAGGATTCGGCTTGAACCATAGCGAATAATAACTTGATGTAAATTTTATGCAACCTCAGACTGAATGGTTTCGTTGTGTGCTAGACCGAGAGCAGGAGCAAAAgtgctgatgatgggttagaattgaagaagcggGAGACGCGAAAGTCGAGGCGGAGACGCGTCGGCATAGATTTGGCCCAAAAGGGTAGTTATTGTTCGCCGGTGCTGAAGCCAAAAGCGACTGGACTCCTGCACGATCCCAAAGAATTTCATTCGTTACGATGGGATAATGCAAATAATACCCGTTTATACTATTACCGAGCCAGGTATAGAAATACCGGTTTTGATTTGCTCAAGCACACATTTGTTCTCAGAGGCAGCCAGTTGACTGATGGGTTTTGCTGGTGATGCCTTTCGGAATCCCGCCTTGCAACTTCAACCTCAATACGTATCTAGGGTCTTCTGTATTCACGCCCCATAACCATAAGATATTGCTCCAGGCCAGCAATTATTATGCTCACTCGAACTCCTACGTCGGATATTCTTAATCTCACCATCCATTTCTAAATTCATTTACTCAGTCCTTTCGGTTGCTACAACATCGACCTCACGACTACCGAAACCAGTTTTGCCTGGACCCAAAACACATTGCTAATCAGCTTAGAGGCATCCTTACACATTATACCTACTTGTGTACACATTCAGTATTCCTCTACACCTACTACCCCTACGCCCCCACAATGGGAACAACCTCCGTCCGCCGCAatctcttccaccaccacattaGCAAACGCGCTGGCTCGACTGGCCCCGCAGGTTCATCTGCGCAGGGCAAGCCCAGCAACGGAACCTCTGGCCTATCATCGCAGCTGCTGCAATCAAATTCGGCTGAAGCACCTACATCTTTGAGCGCCGGATCCGTTGACAACGGGGAAATCGTGGTTAAGGACAAGAACGGTAGCTACAAGCTTGATGTCCCTGTACTACCCCCCTTgattggtgaagatggcgaggaattggaggataTAGAAGGTGTGGGTGCCGGCGATGGTTCCGGCGCAGCAGGGAGCAATTTGAGTGcgcaggagaaagagagtagGTGGAGATTCAGCTCCGCGCCCCGAGGGCCCAAGTCAGGCGAGCTAATAATGAGTTAGAGATGGAGGCAAACCTTGTTGAGATGATGTATCGGAATCGAAACAGACAAATGAGTATCGAGCCTGCCGGTGAGCCTCGATTACATTCCCAGGGTCTATGTTGCGATGCGATTCGGCTGATGTCTATAGAAATACTCAACCGTATACACCAGAGCCTTCGCAATAAGGTTGCCGCCTTGGAGGAAGATAACTGGATGTACGAGGCTGAAGTCGACTCGAGGGCCTAATCGATTCGTTTGCGATATGATGGTCTATACTAATTACTATGCGTGATGAATGATGCGATCAGACTGCAGTCTACTACAACATCAAATTCCCTTGACTCCCCTCTAATCGAGCTCCATACTCGTCGGAGGCGCTTCCACCCTCTTCGACCCTCCTCTGCCCTGAGGTGCCATCCgggcaccagcaccatcctGACCGCCACCAAAGAACATGCTTCCCATCATATCCAGCAGCGGGTTGCTCTGCCTTGGGATCTTGATTGCGAAATATTGCTCGCCTATCTGAGACAGGGCGTCATCCCAGATTCCGACGTCTCTGATATGAGATGCATAATGCGCCGTCAACTGCTTATACAAATCCGAACTACCGCGCTGAATCGTAAGGAGCAGCATGCTGATGAAATTCAACAATGGCAGCGCGGGGAAGACGCGTACGTCAGAGCTAGCGCTGCTGACATCTTGCACGCCGAGTGAGGGGTTTGTGGAGGAAAGCTTTGACGTGAAAATGAGGAAGGCTTTGTTGGCGCTGCGGAGGTTTCCGATCAAGAGATATGGGAATACCGCGCGAGAGGCATAAAGTGCGGCAGTGTGCGGTTCGTCATGGGTGTACCACTCGAATTCCAGTTTGGCCAGAGTCTCAGCTGATTCCGAAGTACCAAAGATGAGATGCTTTTCCGCGTCATAGGGTTCGTGGTCTAGAGATAGCTGTTATGAAGTCGCCCTCAAAATCAGAATTAATATGGGTCTGCATACCTTCCGCGTATACCGATCCAGCGGCATGATGCAACTCAGGGTCGCCGCGTTCTAAGGGTCCAAACCTGCCACTCCAACCGATCATCTCCTGGATAAACCTTTTCCGGGTAGGCTCTTCGGGCGGGAATTCGTGCAGAAGTTCGATTAAGCGCTCTGTAGATTGAGGGAGCCCTCGGTCAGTCTGCATATACTTCAAAAAGGCATCGTAATACATCGGCAACCTGGCGCGGCGATGTGTAACAGGGCATAGACAAGCACTCACTCTTCCGAGCCCGCCCCTCCGCATCGTCATTTCCTCCAGTGATCTCCCACCCCGCCTTTGTGTAGACTTCAACCACCAACATGATCGCCAAATCGCCGCCACTGGCAGAAGCACCCTGTTGAGATCCAGCTTTCAGTAGTGCGGCGGCGCCGCCAGCAAGAATCTCTGCCGCCGCATCGTAGTTCGCTTGCTTGATAT includes the following:
- a CDS encoding CeGAL family transcription factor (COG:K;~EggNog:ENOG410PPI1;~InterPro:IPR036864,IPR007219,IPR001138;~PFAM:PF00172,PF04082;~go_function: GO:0000981 - DNA-binding transcription factor activity, RNA polymerase II-specific [Evidence IEA];~go_function: GO:0003677 - DNA binding [Evidence IEA];~go_function: GO:0008270 - zinc ion binding [Evidence IEA];~go_process: GO:0006351 - transcription, DNA-templated [Evidence IEA];~go_process: GO:0006355 - regulation of transcription, DNA-templated [Evidence IEA]) — encoded protein: MNPPDSGAAATSAMTGAIRTESRKKSSGAIAKRACDQCKFRKIKCSLSQPCRACISMGFECTFFQPQKKRGPTGHRVSQIRQQQTNLPGLNSSQSQVASNPLPGAFAYQTESPSRGDGSSNAVQPIQDAAHWPMHSEASSVPVELSHPQPPAPIAPNWNSGASQIETHSNSGVNWNERTDVEYWLPDTLDAQVPVFDFPGSNIYLKASLPSIIQPEAASAGLQPHPVEAASVPMSGPSVLHPPPNETNTLWPSSIVEANMIPWIDVYFDRLHPTLPVLNRSSLFIRMLSQEHRRNPQFGAMLLALCAFSLTQPIEIAERPTSSSRANQARSMMNEATKMRSCSDFGEHPTVEAVLTSFFLFGCLFGSNQHNAAWLRLREALDLAATMGLNNPDSYRDLPSDEKGQRLRTYLVLSITERAYALQRRHPITFWGRPGFSMRPVHDFIHTATHSVVSGIIVHNEKDAEGMMGLARLMELFDAIDEDVVDCWNQRCNISAGYCEKLTEAKALTIHQNLSRVSESERYKGYDWFERSKSTLGDNQGNRPAIGLRETQCADVFITKKWLQNRIWVLCSTHGLLRPASEHHELGLHYAVSVAKETLDICRSLRLSSMEAHGIGLAEKLYDIAVGAISVLFNVQMPLAKGTTLASPARTMPSPQIPMAGSQLVSKTLTEDFLLLLNSLRGGNHPFMERYRTLLSSLDGTGHAWGSQ
- a CDS encoding amidase (COG:I,J,T;~EggNog:ENOG410PFMP;~InterPro:IPR023631,IPR036928;~PFAM:PF01425), which gives rise to MGSLQSWEQIVSRKRSLRNQLLKPFQVNDIDRRLPKLLSVQERTCIHEDPAIQEITDIDSVPRLFECLKSGKYTAEQTTLAFIRRAVVAHQLTNCLTEIVFEDALEQARQLDHAFTQTGQIKGPLHGIPVTVKDQFNVKGVDTTLGYVGRSFAPATEDAVLVQMLKDMGAIVLAKTNLPQSIMWAETDNPLWGLTVNPRNPEFTPGGSTGGEAVLLALHGSILGYGTDIGGSVRIPQSHMGLYSLKPSSSRLPYHGVPVSTEGQEHVPSSVGPMARDLSSLCYVSRLIANAHPWQLDPKCTPLPWNDSAHEEVQNRPMVIGLILDDGVVKVHPPIERALRDLAAKLEAHGHELVLWDASDHLEYIQLMDTFYTVDGGEDIRRDVEAAGEPYIPHVEALVNRGKAISVYEYWQLNKKKIALQKKYLDKWNATRSPSGNPIDVLLAPTTPHPAIPHRTLRWVGYTKIWNFLDYSAVTFPVDQVRAEVDELPAGYQPRNELDAWNWGLYNAEAMDGHPINVQIIGKKLEEEKVLGAATAIEKIWRS
- a CDS encoding polysaccharide deacetylase family protein (CAZy:CE4;~COG:G;~EggNog:ENOG410PKEH;~InterPro:IPR011330,IPR002509,IPR037950;~PFAM:PF01522;~go_function: GO:0003824 - catalytic activity [Evidence IEA];~go_function: GO:0016810 - hydrolase activity, acting on carbon-nitrogen (but not peptide) bonds [Evidence IEA];~go_process: GO:0005975 - carbohydrate metabolic process [Evidence IEA]); translation: MGKKRVLVSYGVDIDAVAGWLGSYGGEDSSNDISRGLWAGHIGTTRLLKLFSKYNIKATFFIPGHSLETFPEECAMVRDAGHEIGLHGYTHENPSDMTLEQQRDILDKTYHLLYDFTGKPPRGIVAPWWETSKEMADLLLSYGIEYDHSMSHHDCQMYWLRTGDTWTKIDYSQKAETWMKPLVRGQDTGLVEIPGNWYIDDLPPMMFIKSAPNSHGWVNPKDVEELWKDHFDYFYREYDEFVFPMTIHPDVSGRPHVLLMHERIIEYINKHEGVEWVTFEQMCDDFKSKNKPPEGARMPSAPMPARK
- the RFC4 gene encoding replication factor C subunit 4 (COG:L;~EggNog:ENOG410PFZH;~InterPro:IPR003959,IPR027417,IPR003593,IPR013748, IPR008921;~PFAM:PF13173,PF00004,PF08542;~go_function: GO:0003677 - DNA binding [Evidence IEA];~go_function: GO:0005524 - ATP binding [Evidence IEA];~go_function: GO:0016887 - ATPase activity [Evidence IEA];~go_process: GO:0006260 - DNA replication [Evidence IEA]); protein product: MVQAESSASASRNGLKAHTAGAPPDYELPWVEKYRPVFLDDIVGNTETVERLKIIAKDGNMPHVIISGMPGIGKTTSILCLARQLLGDAYKEAVLELNASDERGIDVVRNRIKGFAQKKVTLPPGRHKLVILDEADSMTSGAQQALRRTMEIYSSTTRFAFACNQSNKIIEPIQSRCAILRYARLTDAQIVKRLKQVCDAEKVEHNEEGIAALVFSAEGDMRQAINNLQSTWSGFGFVSGDNVFRVVDSPHPIKVQAMIKACWEGKIDAALETLNELWDLGYSSHDIISTMFRVTKTIPTLSEHSKLEFIREIGFTHMRILDGVQSLLQLSGCVAKLCKINMKPQLFEPPKN
- a CDS encoding uncharacterized protein (COG:S;~EggNog:ENOG410PTB4), whose protein sequence is MGTTSVRRNLFHHHISKRAGSTGPAGSSAQGKPSNGTSGLSSQLLQSNSAEAPTSLSAGSVDNGEIVVKDKNGSYKLDVPVLPPLIGEDGEELEDIEGVGAGDGSGAAGSNLSAQEKEKMEANLVEMMYRNRNRQMSIEPAEILNRIHQSLRNKVAALEEDNWMYEAEVDSRA
- a CDS encoding protein GET4 (COG:U;~EggNog:ENOG410PJSH;~InterPro:IPR011990,IPR007317;~PFAM:PF04190;~TransMembrane:1 (o187-204i);~go_function: GO:0005515 - protein binding [Evidence IEA];~go_process: GO:0045048 - protein insertion into ER membrane [Evidence IEA]) produces the protein MTMRRGGLGRVSACLCPVTHRRARLPMYYDAFLKYMQTDRGLPQSTERLIELLHEFPPEEPTRKRFIQEMIGWSGRFGPLERGDPELHHAAGSVYAEDHEPYDAEKHLIFGTSESAETLAKLEFEWYTHDEPHTAALYASRAVFPYLLIGNLRSANKAFLIFTSKLSSTNPSLGVQDVSSASSDVRVFPALPLLNFISMLLLTIQRGSSDLYKQLTAHYASHIRDVGIWDDALSQIGEQYFAIKIPRQSNPLLDMMGSMFFGGGQDGAGARMAPQGRGGSKRVEAPPTSMELD